From Streptomyces sp. NBC_00370, a single genomic window includes:
- a CDS encoding ABC transporter ATP-binding protein, translating to MTENASTSRGGGDVRLAGISKTYGSFHAVRPLDLTVPEGSFFALLGASGCGKTTTLRMIAGLEEPTTGAVFLGDKDVTDLPSYRRPVNTVFQSYALFPHLDIYENVAFGLRRRGIKSVKQQVADMLDLVQLGDFAKRKPHQLSGGQQQRVAVARALINRPQVLLLDEPLGALDLKLRRQMQLELKRIQTEVGITFVHVTHDQEEAMTMADTVAVMNAGRVEQLGTPADLYENPRTTFVANFLGTSNLIEAEVTAKNGTDLVVTTGGVTLLLPAGRSSAAGAAGDRMLVGVRPEKITLAHADDAGAVPEGRNRITGRIVDSSFIGVSTQYVIDSPVCSEFEVYAQNIERDGRLVPGAEVVLHWNPEHTFGLDADQSVLAGTVRDAGVKTVDEEAA from the coding sequence ATGACAGAGAACGCATCCACCAGCCGCGGCGGCGGTGACGTCCGCCTCGCCGGGATCAGCAAGACCTATGGCTCCTTCCATGCCGTCCGACCCCTCGACCTGACCGTGCCCGAAGGGTCCTTCTTCGCGCTCCTCGGCGCCTCGGGCTGCGGCAAGACCACCACCCTGCGCATGATCGCCGGACTTGAGGAGCCCACCACGGGCGCCGTCTTCCTCGGTGACAAGGACGTCACCGACCTGCCGTCCTACCGCAGGCCCGTCAACACCGTCTTCCAGAGCTACGCGCTCTTCCCGCACCTCGACATCTACGAGAACGTCGCCTTCGGGCTGCGCCGCCGCGGCATCAAGTCCGTCAAGCAACAGGTCGCCGACATGCTCGACCTCGTCCAGCTCGGTGACTTCGCCAAGCGCAAGCCGCACCAGCTCTCCGGCGGCCAGCAGCAGCGCGTCGCCGTCGCCCGTGCGCTGATCAACCGCCCGCAGGTGCTGCTGCTCGACGAACCGCTCGGCGCCCTCGACCTGAAGCTGCGCCGGCAGATGCAGCTCGAACTCAAGCGCATCCAGACCGAGGTCGGCATCACCTTCGTCCATGTCACGCACGACCAGGAGGAGGCCATGACGATGGCCGACACGGTCGCCGTGATGAACGCGGGCCGCGTCGAACAGCTCGGCACCCCCGCCGACCTGTACGAGAACCCCAGGACCACCTTCGTCGCCAACTTCCTCGGCACCTCCAACCTCATCGAGGCCGAGGTGACGGCGAAGAACGGCACGGATCTCGTCGTCACGACGGGCGGCGTCACACTGCTGCTCCCCGCGGGACGCAGCTCGGCGGCAGGCGCGGCGGGCGACAGGATGCTCGTCGGGGTACGCCCCGAGAAGATCACCCTGGCCCACGCCGACGACGCCGGCGCCGTACCCGAAGGCCGCAACCGGATCACCGGGCGGATCGTCGACTCCAGCTTCATCGGCGTCTCGACGCAGTACGTGATCGACAGCCCCGTCTGCTCCGAGTTCGAGGTGTACGCGCAGAACATCGAGCGCGACGGCCGGCTCGTACCCGGC